The stretch of DNA TAAAAATTACTGATGCCGATGACTTTGATTTATTTGGGGTTATTTGTGAATAGTACAAAAATACCATATCAACAAACTGGCTATTTCTCCAATTTAATGGTTGATTATTTGAATCAAAAGAAAGAATTAACACCTTTTTACAACCAACCAGTAAATATAAAATCATTTGAGATTTTAATTAAGGAAAGAACTAATTTCCCTGTTGATAGGGCAATTTTAGTTCAAGCTCTAGAAAATCAATACAATGGCGTTGCAGCAACTGAAAAAACGCTCAATAATATCCAAAAATTAAAGCAGAATAATTGTTTTACAGTTACTACAGGGCATCAATTGAATTTATTTACTGGACCACTTTACTTTATTTATAAGATAATTTCTGCAATCAATCTTGCTAAAGAATTAAAACAAAAGTACCCTGAACAAGATTTTGTTCCTGTTTATTGGATGGCAACCGAAGATCATGATTTTGATGAGGTTAATCATTTCAATTTGTTTGGTAATAAAGTTGAGCTTGAAAAAACACAAGAAGGCGCTGTTGGTAAAATGAAATTATCTGGAATAGATAAGGTTTTTACTCAATTAGTTGAATTACTTGGGAATCGACTAGAAGCAGAAAAAATAATTTCGGGTTTTAAAAAGCATTATATTGCTGAAAATACCTTTGCTCAAGCAACTAGAGGAGTTGTAAATGCACTTTTTGGTGAATATGGCTTGGTTGTTATTGATGGGGATGATAAGGCATTAAAACAATTAATGTTTAATGAATTTAAAGATGAATTGTTGAATCACAACAATTATAAAACGATTAATCAAACAACTGAACAATTGGTTAGTTTGGGGTATAAAGCTCAGATTACACCTAGAGAAATCAATTTATTTTATTTACAAGACAATTTGAGAGAACGTATTGTTTTTGAAAACGATAGTTATAAAGTGTTGAATTCGTCGATTCAATTTTCAAAAGCAGAAATACTTACCGAATTAGAAAAGTTTCCAGAACGATTTAGTCCAAATGTTGCTTTGAGACCTTTATATCAGGAGAAAATTCTACCCAATCTAGCTTATATTGGCGGTGGTGGAGAACTGGCTTATTGGTTTCAATTAAAAGATATGTTTGATAAAAATCAAACAAGTTTTCCACTATTAGTTCTAAGAAATTCGGCTTTAATTGTAGATTCAGGGAGTAAAAAGAAGCTCGATAAAATTGGTATTTCGGTTAATCAACTTTTTGGCGATACCAATTTATTTATCAATGAATTTTTAAAAGAAGGCTCGGCTATTGTTTTGGATTTAAAAAATGAAGAAAAACAGATTTCTGCTGTTTTTGATGAAATGGTTAAAAAAGCCGAAGTTATTGATGCTTCTTTAAAACCAATGATAAGTGCTGAGCTACAAAAAGTGCTAAAATCGATACAAAATATTGAGGCTAAATTGATAAAAGCAGAAAAACAAAAGGAAGAAGTAACGATAAATCAAATTAAAAATGTGAAGGAAAAACTTTTTCCTAATGGTTATTTACAAGAAAGACATGATAATTTAGCTTTGCTATTGTTGTTAGGAGGGTTTGAAGTTATTGATAAGCTTTCTCCGTATTTAAACCCTCTCGAGCAAGAGTTTATAATTTTAGAGCTCTAATTATAATAGAAGTAATAATATCATTACTGGGACTATTACACTAAAAATCACGAGTAAAAATTTTTGGAAATCTTGTATTGTTTTTATCCTATGCATACTTCCTTATTTAAGAACTGATATGTGACCTCTCAATGTTTCTTTAGAATCGTCTTTCCAAACAATATTTGCTACATAAAAATAGGTGCCGTCTGTAACAAACTTCCCGTTATATTTTCCATCCCAAAAACCAGCTAAATTATCCCACGAGTAAAGTTTCTCTCCCCAACGATTAAAAATATGGCATTCTATTACTTTAATGTTCTCTCCAATTATCTCAAATACATCATTTACATCATCATTGTTTGGTGTAAAAACATTGGGAATAAATACTCCATTTGGAGTATCGAAATTGAATGTTGATTCAAAAATATCCTCACAAAATTGATTGCTAGCAGTAAGTATAACAATAAATTCTCCGTTTGTTGTATAAGTATGAGTTGGGTGTTCTAAAATACTACTACCTCCATCCCCAAAATTCCAATAGTAATTGGTCGCATTTGAAGAATTATTTGTGAAATTGATTATTGTAGGAATATCTGTACCATAAACATAATCAGAAGTAAACATTGCATTTAAACTGTGGTCTTGAATGGTGTAAGATGCTGTTGTTGAACCACAGTTGTTCGTTGCAGTTACCGAAATTAAACCTCCGCTATTAAAACTGGTGGTCTGATTTTGAGAGCCATTCGACCATAAAAAATTTCCAGTTCCATTAGCTGTTAAATAAATAATTTCGTTATTACATAAAATAGAGTCTCCACTAATAAAAACGTTTGGAACAGTACCGCTTGTAATAATAATCTGTTCGGTATCAGTACCGCACATATTCGTCGAAGATACTGTATAGGTTCCAGCAGTATTT from Flavobacteriales bacterium encodes:
- the bshC gene encoding bacillithiol biosynthesis cysteine-adding enzyme BshC yields the protein MTLIYLGLFVNSTKIPYQQTGYFSNLMVDYLNQKKELTPFYNQPVNIKSFEILIKERTNFPVDRAILVQALENQYNGVAATEKTLNNIQKLKQNNCFTVTTGHQLNLFTGPLYFIYKIISAINLAKELKQKYPEQDFVPVYWMATEDHDFDEVNHFNLFGNKVELEKTQEGAVGKMKLSGIDKVFTQLVELLGNRLEAEKIISGFKKHYIAENTFAQATRGVVNALFGEYGLVVIDGDDKALKQLMFNEFKDELLNHNNYKTINQTTEQLVSLGYKAQITPREINLFYLQDNLRERIVFENDSYKVLNSSIQFSKAEILTELEKFPERFSPNVALRPLYQEKILPNLAYIGGGGELAYWFQLKDMFDKNQTSFPLLVLRNSALIVDSGSKKKLDKIGISVNQLFGDTNLFINEFLKEGSAIVLDLKNEEKQISAVFDEMVKKAEVIDASLKPMISAELQKVLKSIQNIEAKLIKAEKQKEEVTINQIKNVKEKLFPNGYLQERHDNLALLLLLGGFEVIDKLSPYLNPLEQEFIILEL